A portion of the Faecalibacterium sp. I3-3-89 genome contains these proteins:
- a CDS encoding ATP synthase subunit I has translation MKLQPESKKELLRIAGGTAFCTVVLWVLFAALHLVGWVRFDYTVILGSLVGAAVAVGNFAGICFVVQKIIDEPDEKRRKATLQLSYNSRMLLQALWVVVAIAAPCFQPFAGVLPLFFPRVTIYYLQITGKYKPLAPKAEPVDVSVEDDPAPADAQQSAPDEKGGET, from the coding sequence ATGAAATTACAGCCGGAATCCAAAAAGGAGCTGCTCCGCATCGCGGGCGGCACGGCATTCTGCACCGTCGTTTTGTGGGTGCTTTTCGCGGCGCTGCATCTGGTGGGCTGGGTGAGGTTCGACTACACCGTCATCCTCGGCAGCCTCGTGGGCGCGGCCGTCGCCGTCGGCAACTTTGCGGGCATCTGCTTCGTGGTCCAGAAGATCATCGACGAGCCGGACGAGAAGCGCCGCAAGGCAACATTACAGCTTTCCTACAACAGCCGGATGCTCCTGCAGGCGCTGTGGGTGGTGGTGGCCATCGCGGCCCCCTGCTTCCAGCCCTTTGCCGGTGTGCTGCCGCTGTTTTTCCCTCGTGTCACCATTTATTACCTGCAAATAACGGGTAAGTACAAACCGCTCGCGCCGAAGGCAGAGCCGGTGGACGTCTCGGTGGAGGACGACCCCGCGCCTGCCGACGCACAGCAGTCCGCACCCGATGAAAAAGGGGGTGAAACGTAA